The Chitinophaga sp. H8 genome contains a region encoding:
- a CDS encoding family 78 glycoside hydrolase catalytic domain → MNNWKKSGWILIFCWGVGIGSARGQGTAMNINTGREDPWTAAWIGDARTTPTVDSLMYEDDPAPIFRKEFVADQTIRSATLYITAAGYYSATINGKTLADNYCDPAWTDFRKRVYYTTYDIKEQLQQGKNCISVMLGNGFYNSLPMKFWGQYNLREALATGRPMFTAKIKIVYTNGQTAEVVTNNSWKYATGPVMRNNVYLGEVYDARKEVKGNALPGFNDTQWKAAVEKEGPGGKLQAAFFEPIQVIDVKHPVKITEAPKGTYVVDMGVNFTGTFKIKLYGKEGDTVRFRFGERIYDNNTLNPMTAVAGQIKKKGRGGPGAPALAAQGGMYIFGKEGVVEYSPVFSYRVYRYMEITGLRNAPDPKDIEGLALSSNVDRKNSFTTSNSLINSIQQMISRTFLSNLMSVQSDCPGREKFSYAGDMKATSEAFIYNYQMQSFYKKTLYDWVDAYQDSVFVDAAPYVGLKYCGLNWESAIFDLQEFLYQYYGDTALIRELYDFNLQWMDKAARIHPSGIVDKGLSDHESLVNVPVQLMGTAAYLKAAQVMKDFSAILHQKDNEQRFAALEEKIRHSLRDMYWSGNAPGDLIDRQSREASMIYINTLPEKEKEAAIIRLNNTKEAFNKQTYYALLLSCNIIPEKDKKKVVNLLLKAVDEAPAGHLTTGIFGTRYVLEALSMYGHADKVFDIVNSTAYPGWGFMVKRGATTQWETWKESDDVYSNCHPMFGSVSGWFYKWLAGVRPVTPGFKQFMIAPVLPAGLSQVRCNYESPQGTIVANWDKKGNTSTFNITVPAGSVGTFQLPAKYARKLQVKQVNTGNTFSPVVNKEGIYKFELKAGTYIITSA, encoded by the coding sequence ATGAATAATTGGAAGAAATCAGGATGGATATTGATTTTTTGCTGGGGTGTTGGCATCGGCAGTGCACGGGGTCAGGGAACAGCGATGAATATTAATACTGGCAGGGAAGACCCATGGACGGCAGCATGGATCGGAGATGCCAGGACAACACCTACCGTGGATTCATTGATGTATGAAGATGATCCGGCACCCATATTCAGGAAAGAATTTGTAGCAGACCAAACCATCAGGTCTGCTACACTTTATATTACTGCGGCGGGATATTACAGCGCTACTATTAACGGGAAAACGCTGGCGGATAACTATTGTGATCCTGCCTGGACGGATTTCAGGAAGCGGGTGTATTATACCACCTATGATATTAAAGAACAGTTGCAGCAGGGAAAGAACTGTATCAGCGTGATGCTGGGTAATGGCTTTTATAATTCCCTGCCCATGAAATTCTGGGGACAATATAACCTGCGGGAAGCGTTGGCTACAGGCAGGCCAATGTTTACCGCAAAAATCAAAATAGTATACACAAACGGGCAAACCGCTGAAGTAGTGACCAATAATAGTTGGAAGTATGCTACAGGGCCTGTTATGCGTAATAATGTGTACCTGGGCGAAGTATATGATGCCCGCAAAGAGGTAAAGGGAAATGCACTGCCCGGCTTTAATGATACCCAGTGGAAGGCTGCTGTGGAGAAAGAAGGCCCGGGTGGAAAATTACAGGCTGCATTTTTTGAACCGATACAGGTCATTGATGTAAAACATCCTGTGAAAATAACGGAAGCGCCTAAAGGCACCTACGTAGTGGATATGGGCGTTAACTTTACCGGCACCTTCAAAATTAAATTGTATGGTAAGGAAGGAGATACGGTCAGGTTCCGTTTTGGTGAAAGAATCTATGATAATAACACCCTGAACCCGATGACTGCGGTGGCTGGCCAGATCAAGAAAAAGGGCAGGGGTGGCCCCGGAGCGCCTGCATTGGCGGCACAGGGCGGCATGTACATCTTCGGAAAGGAAGGTGTGGTAGAATACAGCCCGGTGTTTTCCTATAGGGTATACCGGTACATGGAAATCACAGGACTCCGCAATGCACCGGATCCGAAAGATATTGAAGGCCTGGCATTGAGTTCCAATGTAGACCGGAAAAATAGTTTTACTACTTCCAATAGCCTGATCAACTCCATTCAGCAGATGATCAGCCGCACTTTCCTGAGCAACCTGATGAGTGTACAGTCAGATTGCCCGGGACGGGAAAAGTTCAGCTACGCGGGAGATATGAAAGCTACCAGCGAAGCTTTCATTTACAACTACCAGATGCAGTCCTTTTATAAGAAAACATTGTACGACTGGGTAGATGCTTACCAGGATTCTGTATTTGTTGATGCGGCTCCCTATGTAGGCTTAAAATACTGCGGCCTCAACTGGGAATCTGCCATTTTTGATTTACAGGAGTTCCTGTATCAATATTATGGAGATACTGCCCTGATACGGGAATTATACGATTTTAACCTGCAATGGATGGACAAGGCGGCTCGTATCCATCCTTCCGGTATAGTGGACAAAGGGCTGAGCGATCATGAATCCCTGGTCAATGTACCCGTGCAGTTAATGGGTACCGCTGCTTATCTCAAAGCAGCACAGGTGATGAAGGACTTTTCTGCTATCCTGCATCAGAAGGACAATGAACAACGTTTTGCTGCATTGGAAGAAAAGATCCGGCACAGCTTAAGGGATATGTACTGGTCGGGGAACGCTCCCGGTGATCTGATCGACAGGCAATCAAGGGAGGCCTCCATGATATATATCAATACCCTCCCCGAAAAAGAGAAGGAAGCAGCTATCATAAGGCTCAACAACACAAAAGAAGCGTTTAACAAACAGACCTATTATGCATTGCTGTTATCCTGCAATATCATTCCGGAAAAAGATAAAAAGAAGGTGGTAAACCTATTGCTGAAAGCTGTAGATGAGGCTCCGGCTGGGCACCTCACCACCGGTATTTTTGGAACCAGGTATGTACTGGAAGCACTTTCCATGTATGGACATGCAGATAAGGTATTTGATATCGTAAACAGTACCGCATATCCGGGATGGGGTTTTATGGTAAAAAGAGGGGCCACCACACAATGGGAAACCTGGAAGGAAAGTGATGATGTTTATTCCAACTGTCATCCGATGTTTGGTTCTGTATCCGGATGGTTTTATAAATGGCTGGCAGGGGTCCGGCCGGTTACACCCGGTTTTAAGCAGTTTATGATTGCTCCTGTATTACCCGCTGGTCTCTCTCAGGTGAGATGTAATTATGAGTCGCCCCAGGGTACCATTGTGGCCAATTGGGATAAGAAAGGCAATACCAGCACCTTTAATATCACAGTACCGGCTGGCAGCGTAGGTACTTTCCAGTTGCCCGCTAAGTATGCCCGCAAATTGCAGGTAAAACAGGTGAATACGGGTAACACTTTTTCTCCGGTAGTAAATAAGGAGGGGATTTACAAATTTGAGCTCAAAGCAGGAACCTATATAATAACATCCGCATGA
- a CDS encoding sialate O-acetylesterase, protein MKRIIVVILTAFSTALYAQDMPIKLPSIISDHAVLQQSADVKLWGWGPATKKIKIVASWAPQDTVRALVADECTWSAAIRTPKAGGPYTIQFINGTNVVTIQDILIGEVWLCGGQSNMALSCSADILDGGDALKAPRNNEMRFFVPEFVYDTNLRSDCKGQWVVCQPETMAWFSAVGYFFGNTLQKQLHVPMGMIGAYMGATRIQPWMPKYAIENDAELARVSKNIGASWVPQGTSVLYNGMIHPLAPYTLSGVIWYQGETNACVDQEARVYGKMLRGMINGWRTAFKKEMPFYIVQIAPFDGYYPKDAAAYLREQQETALVLPNTGVITIGDLVDSLKDIHPRLKAGVGKRLANVVLKEQYGVETLQPYSPRFAKMEINKQTAVIYTAAVGKLASNNKEIINFEIAGKDKVFHPAQARIEKNGNISVTSRVVPEPVAVRYCFSNAAMPNIFDVNGLPLMPFRTDKW, encoded by the coding sequence ATGAAAAGAATTATAGTTGTAATACTGACGGCATTTTCTACCGCGCTGTATGCACAGGATATGCCTATCAAATTGCCTTCCATTATCAGTGATCATGCTGTATTACAGCAATCGGCAGACGTGAAATTATGGGGATGGGGGCCGGCTACCAAGAAAATAAAGATTGTGGCCAGCTGGGCGCCACAGGATACGGTGAGAGCACTGGTAGCAGATGAGTGTACCTGGTCGGCGGCAATACGTACGCCTAAAGCAGGTGGGCCATATACCATCCAGTTTATCAATGGTACCAATGTAGTGACCATCCAGGATATTTTAATCGGAGAAGTGTGGTTATGCGGGGGACAATCCAATATGGCTTTGTCTTGCAGTGCAGATATCCTCGATGGCGGTGATGCACTGAAAGCGCCACGCAATAATGAAATGCGTTTTTTTGTACCGGAGTTTGTATATGATACCAATCTGAGGTCTGATTGTAAAGGCCAGTGGGTAGTATGCCAGCCGGAAACAATGGCCTGGTTCAGTGCAGTGGGCTATTTCTTTGGCAATACGCTGCAAAAACAACTACATGTGCCTATGGGCATGATTGGTGCGTATATGGGGGCTACCCGTATTCAACCCTGGATGCCTAAGTACGCTATAGAAAACGATGCAGAGCTGGCCAGGGTAAGCAAAAATATTGGTGCTTCCTGGGTGCCGCAGGGTACTTCTGTCTTATATAATGGTATGATTCATCCGCTGGCACCTTATACACTGTCTGGCGTAATCTGGTATCAGGGTGAAACAAATGCCTGCGTAGATCAGGAAGCAAGAGTTTATGGAAAAATGCTGAGAGGAATGATCAATGGCTGGCGTACTGCATTTAAAAAGGAAATGCCTTTTTATATCGTGCAGATTGCACCTTTTGACGGCTATTATCCTAAAGATGCGGCGGCATACCTGCGGGAACAGCAGGAAACGGCATTGGTACTGCCCAATACCGGTGTAATTACCATTGGTGACCTGGTTGATTCACTGAAAGATATTCACCCGAGATTGAAAGCAGGTGTAGGCAAACGCCTGGCAAATGTGGTGCTGAAAGAACAATACGGCGTGGAAACCCTGCAACCCTATTCTCCCCGTTTCGCTAAGATGGAAATTAATAAACAAACCGCGGTGATTTATACGGCTGCCGTGGGCAAGCTCGCCAGCAACAATAAAGAGATTATCAACTTTGAAATAGCAGGGAAAGACAAAGTATTCCACCCTGCGCAGGCGAGGATTGAAAAGAATGGTAATATTTCTGTTACTTCCAGGGTAGTGCCTGAACCAGTGGCGGTACGTTACTGTTTTTCCAATGCTGCGATGCCTAATATATTTGATGTAAATGGTTTGCCACTGATGCCATTCAGAACAGATAAGTGGTAA